A genomic window from Pseudomonas leptonychotis includes:
- the trmA gene encoding tRNA (uridine(54)-C5)-methyltransferase TrmA: protein MSRSQFDPASYAAQLAEKQQRLIELLAPFDAPPPEVFESPREHYRLRAEFRLWREDGDRHYAMFEAGDNLNPIFFEDFPIASAQINTLMPRLKAAWQASSALSFKLFQVEFLTTLAGDALITLCYHRPLDAAWQAAAEQLASELQVSIIGRSKGKRSVIGKDYVEEKLTVAGRTFSYRQPEGAFTQPNGDVNQKMLNWAFAALGERQDDLLELYCGNGNFTLPLATRVRKVLATEISKTSVNAALANLADNGVDNITLVRLSAEELTEALNEVRPFRRLAGIDLKSYDFGSVFVDPPRAGMDPDTCELTRRFERILYISCNPETLAANIAQLSDTHKVTRCALFDQFPYTHHMESGVLLERR, encoded by the coding sequence ATGAGTCGTTCCCAGTTCGATCCCGCCAGTTACGCCGCCCAACTTGCTGAAAAGCAACAGCGCCTGATTGAGCTGCTGGCGCCGTTCGACGCCCCTCCCCCGGAGGTATTCGAGTCGCCGCGTGAGCACTATCGCTTGCGCGCCGAATTCCGCCTGTGGCGCGAAGACGGTGATCGTCATTACGCCATGTTCGAGGCCGGCGATAACCTCAATCCGATTTTCTTCGAAGACTTCCCCATTGCCAGCGCGCAAATCAATACGCTCATGCCGCGCCTGAAAGCGGCGTGGCAAGCCAGCAGCGCGTTGAGTTTTAAGCTGTTTCAGGTCGAGTTCCTCACCACACTGGCCGGCGATGCGCTGATTACCCTGTGCTACCACCGCCCGCTAGACGCCGCATGGCAAGCTGCCGCCGAGCAACTTGCGAGCGAATTGCAGGTGAGCATCATTGGCCGCTCCAAAGGCAAACGCAGCGTGATCGGCAAGGACTATGTCGAGGAAAAGCTCACAGTCGCGGGCCGGACTTTCAGCTATCGCCAACCCGAAGGCGCCTTCACCCAGCCTAACGGCGATGTGAACCAGAAGATGCTCAACTGGGCTTTTGCAGCGCTTGGCGAGCGCCAGGACGACCTGCTGGAGCTGTATTGCGGTAACGGCAACTTCACCCTGCCGCTGGCCACCCGCGTGCGCAAAGTACTGGCCACCGAGATCAGTAAAACATCAGTTAATGCAGCCTTGGCCAACCTGGCTGATAACGGCGTGGACAACATTACCCTGGTGCGCCTGTCCGCCGAAGAGCTGACCGAAGCACTTAATGAGGTGCGCCCGTTCCGCCGCTTGGCCGGCATCGACCTGAAAAGCTATGACTTCGGCAGCGTCTTCGTCGACCCGCCGCGCGCCGGCATGGACCCGGATACCTGCGAGCTGACCCGCCGCTTCGAGCGCATCCTCTACATCTCCTGCAACCCGGAAACCTTGGCCGCCAACATCGCCCAGCTCAGCGACACCCACAAAGTGACGCGTTGCGCGCTGTTCGACCAGTTCCCCTACACCCACCATATGGAATCAGGCGTATTGCTGGAGCGGCGCTAG
- a CDS encoding DUF4136 domain-containing protein has translation MHRYLLALLLPLLSACISAPEPSAHVLQPAPDNPQQTFNVSAIRTSGHRMDLEQRFNLAVENALLAKGYRLNAAQPDMQVIYALGLAHEQGIELAPVAVGGTVYTQTRATDDERARLALRILDSQTQAVLFQAQISRQLHNPDMSQENFNRGVAEILQGFPDAR, from the coding sequence ATGCACCGTTATCTGCTAGCCCTGCTGCTGCCCTTGCTGAGCGCCTGCATCAGCGCACCTGAACCCTCAGCGCACGTGCTGCAGCCGGCGCCAGATAACCCACAGCAAACCTTCAATGTCAGCGCGATAAGAACCAGCGGCCACCGCATGGATCTGGAGCAGCGTTTCAACCTTGCGGTTGAGAACGCGCTGCTCGCCAAAGGCTATCGACTCAATGCAGCGCAGCCTGATATGCAGGTCATCTACGCCTTAGGCCTGGCCCATGAACAAGGTATTGAGCTCGCGCCAGTGGCCGTGGGCGGCACGGTTTACACCCAGACCCGCGCCACCGACGATGAGCGGGCGCGCCTGGCCTTACGCATTCTCGACAGCCAAACCCAAGCGGTGCTGTTCCAGGCGCAGATCAGCCGCCAGCTGCACAACCCGGACATGAGCCAGGAAAACTTCAACCGTGGCGTGGCCGAGATTCTGCAAGGCTTCCCCGACGCGCGTTAA
- a CDS encoding DUF4345 domain-containing protein codes for MLFARVVLVIQLLALAGLGLAYFVRPHEMANLSGMLLMSPAAATDMRAFYGGLQIGLAAFIGLSLSRFDLTRAALTLLVLLYSSLALARIGGLWLDGGAQQTFNFYALLLEVVSVGLCFWALRGVQRL; via the coding sequence ATGCTGTTTGCACGCGTAGTTCTGGTGATTCAACTGCTGGCGTTGGCCGGCCTGGGCTTGGCTTATTTTGTTCGACCGCATGAAATGGCCAACCTCAGCGGCATGCTGTTGATGTCGCCGGCGGCAGCCACTGACATGCGCGCGTTTTACGGCGGTTTGCAGATTGGGCTGGCGGCATTTATCGGCTTGTCATTGAGCCGTTTTGACCTGACTCGCGCAGCCTTGACTTTGCTGGTGCTGCTGTACAGCTCGCTGGCATTGGCCCGCATCGGCGGGCTTTGGCTCGATGGTGGCGCGCAGCAGACGTTTAATTTCTATGCGCTGCTGCTTGAGGTGGTGTCGGTGGGCCTGTGCTTCTGGGCGCTGCGCGGCGTGCAACGTCTCTGA
- a CDS encoding DUF411 domain-containing protein, translating into MRRLILLAGLFSSLANAAELLTIDVHRDPHCGCCKAWISHLQDNGFTVNDHVEDNMSALKQRLGVPPRLASCHTGVIDGKFVEGHVPAADILKLSRQPDLLGAAVPGMPTGSPGMERGDIRDAYQVIGLDKQGQERVLSDYPSN; encoded by the coding sequence ATGCGCCGCCTTATTCTGCTCGCCGGACTCTTCAGCAGCCTGGCCAACGCCGCCGAACTGCTGACCATCGACGTGCACCGCGACCCGCACTGCGGCTGCTGCAAAGCCTGGATCAGCCACCTGCAAGACAACGGCTTTACCGTCAACGACCATGTCGAAGACAACATGAGTGCGCTTAAACAACGTCTCGGTGTGCCGCCGCGCCTGGCCTCGTGCCATACCGGCGTGATCGACGGCAAGTTCGTCGAAGGCCATGTACCGGCGGCTGACATTCTCAAGTTGAGCCGACAGCCTGACCTGCTGGGTGCGGCAGTACCGGGCATGCCCACCGGCTCCCCCGGCATGGAACGTGGCGATATCCGCGATGCCTACCAGGTCATCGGCCTGGATAAGCAAGGCCAAGAACGCGTGCTCAGCGATTACCCAAGCAACTGA
- a CDS encoding neutral zinc metallopeptidase: MRWKRARRSDNVVDARGSSGRRMGGGKGLTLGGVAIVVIVGLLSGQDPMQILGQLAGQAMQGGSPSQQQSTAPPVNDEQSEFVRAVLGDTEDTWREIFQGAKQQYRDPTLVLFSGGVNSACGFANSAVGPFYCPGDQRVYIDLAFFRELEQRFGAAGDFAQAYVIAHEVGHHVQTLLGVSARVNAARQRGERVEGATGLLVRQELQADCLAGVWAYHGQRRHDWLEPGDIEEALNAANAIGDDRLQKQASGQVVPDSFTHGSSEQRVRWFKTGFDGGDIGRCDTFKATRL; encoded by the coding sequence ATGCGCTGGAAACGGGCAAGACGCAGTGACAACGTGGTGGATGCGCGCGGCAGCAGTGGACGGCGCATGGGTGGAGGCAAAGGCCTGACCCTCGGTGGTGTGGCCATCGTGGTGATCGTTGGCCTGCTCAGCGGCCAAGACCCCATGCAGATCCTCGGCCAGCTGGCCGGGCAAGCCATGCAAGGCGGCTCGCCAAGCCAGCAACAGAGTACGGCACCGCCAGTTAATGATGAGCAATCCGAGTTCGTCCGCGCCGTGCTCGGCGACACCGAAGACACCTGGCGGGAGATCTTTCAAGGCGCCAAACAGCAATACCGCGACCCAACCCTGGTGCTGTTTAGTGGCGGAGTAAATTCGGCCTGCGGTTTTGCCAACTCGGCGGTCGGGCCGTTCTACTGCCCGGGCGATCAACGGGTGTATATCGACCTGGCGTTCTTTCGCGAGCTGGAGCAGCGCTTCGGCGCAGCGGGCGATTTTGCCCAAGCCTATGTGATTGCCCATGAAGTCGGCCATCACGTGCAAACCCTGCTGGGTGTCTCAGCCAGGGTCAATGCCGCACGCCAACGTGGCGAGCGGGTGGAAGGCGCCACCGGCTTACTGGTCCGCCAGGAACTGCAAGCCGATTGCCTGGCAGGCGTATGGGCTTACCATGGCCAGCGCCGGCATGACTGGCTGGAGCCGGGGGATATCGAGGAGGCGCTGAACGCAGCCAACGCCATCGGCGATGACCGCTTACAGAAACAGGCCAGCGGCCAGGTGGTGCCGGATTCCTTCACCCACGGCAGTTCCGAGCAACGCGTGCGCTGGTTCAAAACCGGTTTCGACGGTGGTGATATCGGCCGTTGCGATACCTTCAAGGCCACGCGCCTGTAG
- a CDS encoding PA4780 family RIO1-like protein kinase codes for MKTPKRIEPLVEAGLVDEVIRPLMSGKEAAVYIVRCGDELRCAKVYKEANKRSFRQAAEYQEGRKVRNSRDARAMAKGSKYGRKGQEDAWQNAEVAALFRLANAGVRVPKPYDFLEGVLLMELVDDGEGDAAPRLNDVDLHPDDAREFHAFMIHEVVKMLCAGLVHGDLSEFNVLLDPGGPVIIDLPQAVDAAGNNHAFKMLERDVGNMSAYFGQFAPELRFTKYAKEMWALYEAGDLTPETPLTGEFDDPEEDADIDAVMREIKAALADEERRQALLNAEDAPKGEEPPPPWAQ; via the coding sequence ATGAAGACGCCAAAACGTATTGAACCCCTGGTCGAAGCCGGGCTGGTCGATGAAGTGATACGCCCGCTGATGAGCGGTAAAGAAGCGGCGGTTTATATAGTGCGCTGTGGTGACGAATTGCGTTGCGCCAAGGTTTACAAAGAGGCCAATAAGCGCAGTTTTCGCCAGGCCGCCGAATATCAAGAAGGCCGCAAGGTACGCAACAGCCGTGATGCCCGGGCCATGGCCAAAGGCTCCAAGTACGGTCGTAAGGGGCAGGAAGACGCCTGGCAGAACGCTGAGGTTGCCGCCTTATTCCGCTTGGCTAATGCCGGTGTGCGGGTGCCTAAGCCCTATGACTTCCTCGAAGGCGTATTACTGATGGAGCTGGTCGATGACGGCGAAGGCGATGCTGCGCCGCGCCTCAACGATGTTGACCTGCACCCCGACGATGCCCGTGAATTCCATGCCTTCATGATTCATGAAGTAGTGAAAATGCTCTGCGCCGGCCTGGTGCATGGTGACTTGTCGGAATTCAACGTACTGCTCGATCCCGGTGGCCCGGTGATTATCGACCTGCCGCAAGCGGTTGATGCTGCAGGCAACAACCATGCATTCAAGATGCTTGAGCGTGACGTCGGTAACATGTCGGCCTACTTTGGGCAGTTCGCGCCAGAACTGCGCTTTACCAAGTACGCCAAGGAAATGTGGGCGCTGTATGAGGCTGGTGATCTAACCCCGGAAACCCCGCTGACGGGTGAGTTCGACGACCCGGAAGAAGACGCCGATATCGATGCAGTGATGCGCGAAATCAAAGCCGCGCTGGCTGACGAAGAGCGCCGTCAGGCGCTGCTGAATGCCGAAGACGCGCCCAAAGGCGAGGAGCCACCTCCGCCCTGGGCGCAGTAG
- a CDS encoding DUF2218 domain-containing protein: protein MKSAQSGLSTVTQRPTLYRHSALSDLAAQRHAHPSRCKGISAPCIASSYVVTATPARYISLLCAQFAHKLPVSVDEQHGCIEFAFGLAHLHADSAGLHLTALSNSAQDLEKLKHLIATHFERFAWQAELNLDWQ, encoded by the coding sequence TTGAAAAGCGCCCAATCTGGCCTAAGCACTGTTACGCAGAGGCCTACCCTCTACCGACACAGCGCGCTGAGCGATCTGGCAGCCCAGCGTCATGCCCACCCCAGCCGGTGCAAGGGCATCAGCGCGCCGTGCATCGCTTCTAGCTATGTCGTCACCGCCACACCCGCACGCTATATCAGCCTCTTGTGCGCGCAATTTGCTCACAAACTGCCCGTCAGTGTTGATGAGCAGCACGGCTGTATCGAGTTTGCGTTTGGCCTCGCGCACCTGCATGCCGACAGCGCCGGTCTGCACCTCACGGCCCTGAGCAATAGTGCGCAAGACCTGGAAAAGCTCAAACACTTGATCGCCACCCACTTCGAGCGCTTCGCCTGGCAAGCCGAGCTGAACCTCGACTGGCAGTAG
- a CDS encoding PDC sensor domain-containing protein, whose protein sequence is MIWLESRGIEIEQKVPRLEQLVAMLRHGRINMLLADNNAMHSTLQQAQGEQKLHQRFVRYSPLGVYFSKNFIDEHPDFLKAFNRQVESCAPASTELSQAEQAYLRQLATQHVARWGLHADLLSALREAPQRDNSHERIQELDRQWRRERILEEKPLIRRMLKLRPSQLLAGIAQQYSPLFNEIFISDASGQLVALSEPTSDYWQADEVDFQRAERMPAGEVYIGAIEYDGSTQSFQSKVSAPLYDPDTGALLGVISLGINIGTAFGDNLP, encoded by the coding sequence ATGATCTGGCTTGAATCACGAGGCATCGAGATCGAACAGAAAGTGCCGCGGCTGGAGCAGCTGGTGGCAATGCTCCGTCATGGTCGGATCAACATGCTGTTGGCCGACAACAACGCCATGCACAGTACCCTGCAGCAGGCTCAGGGGGAGCAGAAGCTGCATCAGCGTTTTGTGCGCTACTCACCGCTGGGTGTGTATTTCTCCAAAAACTTTATTGATGAGCATCCGGACTTCCTCAAGGCGTTCAACCGCCAAGTGGAAAGTTGTGCGCCAGCCAGTACTGAGCTGAGTCAGGCCGAGCAGGCCTATCTGCGCCAGCTGGCCACGCAGCATGTGGCGCGTTGGGGGCTGCATGCGGACCTGCTCAGCGCGTTGCGTGAAGCGCCGCAGCGCGATAACAGCCATGAGCGGATTCAGGAGCTGGATCGCCAGTGGCGGCGCGAACGCATCCTTGAGGAGAAGCCGCTGATCCGGCGCATGCTTAAGCTGCGTCCGTCACAGTTGCTGGCCGGTATCGCTCAGCAGTACTCACCACTGTTTAATGAGATTTTTATCAGTGATGCCAGCGGCCAACTGGTTGCCCTGAGCGAGCCCACTAGCGATTACTGGCAGGCTGATGAGGTGGATTTCCAGCGCGCTGAGCGAATGCCCGCCGGCGAGGTTTATATTGGCGCGATTGAATATGACGGCTCGACGCAGAGCTTTCAAAGCAAGGTGTCGGCACCGCTTTATGACCCCGATACCGGTGCGTTGTTGGGCGTGATCAGCCTGGGCATCAATATCGGAACAGCGTTTGGCGACAACCTGCCTTGA
- the ada gene encoding bifunctional DNA-binding transcriptional regulator/O6-methylguanine-DNA methyltransferase Ada has protein sequence MLDADRCWQAVCERDAAQDGQFIFAVRSTGIYCRPSCPARRPKRDNVSFHPDAASAAAAGFRPCKRCSPHGQSPAENLDALVIAACELLDNSEPPPTLEQLAARIGLSASHLARAFKARTGLTPKGWSEAQRRACLEQQLPQAGSVLDAALCAGYSGTRGLYQQLAALSPAQRRKQGAGERLRYSIVPCPLGQLLLASSVKGVCALLFGDDADALLAELQHRFAAAELHLDDLGLGNELRQVLAQLNEPQRAAQLPLDIRGTAFQQQVWRALQQIPAGQTRNYAELAAKIDSHPRAVARACASNALDLLVPCHRVIASNGSLSGYRWGIARKAVLLEGEHAGLGREKL, from the coding sequence ATGCTTGATGCCGACCGCTGCTGGCAAGCCGTATGCGAGCGTGATGCCGCGCAGGACGGTCAGTTCATCTTTGCCGTGCGCAGCACCGGCATCTACTGCCGCCCCAGTTGCCCTGCTCGACGCCCCAAGCGTGACAACGTCAGCTTTCATCCCGATGCTGCCAGCGCTGCGGCAGCCGGATTTCGCCCGTGCAAACGCTGCTCACCGCACGGGCAGAGCCCGGCCGAAAACCTGGATGCTTTGGTCATAGCCGCCTGTGAGCTGCTCGATAACAGCGAGCCACCACCCACTCTTGAGCAGTTGGCTGCACGCATCGGCCTTTCTGCGTCACACCTGGCACGCGCCTTCAAGGCCCGCACCGGCCTGACGCCAAAAGGCTGGAGTGAAGCGCAACGCCGTGCGTGCCTGGAACAGCAGCTGCCCCAAGCCGGCAGCGTACTGGATGCTGCGTTGTGCGCCGGCTACTCCGGCACCCGTGGCCTGTATCAACAGCTGGCAGCACTGAGCCCGGCGCAGCGACGCAAGCAAGGGGCGGGCGAGCGGTTGCGCTACAGCATCGTGCCCTGCCCGCTCGGCCAGTTGTTGCTGGCCAGTAGCGTCAAGGGTGTCTGTGCATTGCTATTTGGGGACGACGCCGACGCGCTGCTGGCCGAGCTGCAACACCGCTTTGCTGCCGCCGAGTTGCACCTGGATGACCTTGGATTGGGTAACGAATTGCGCCAGGTCCTCGCACAGCTCAACGAGCCACAACGCGCCGCACAGCTGCCGTTGGATATTCGCGGCACGGCATTTCAGCAGCAGGTATGGCGCGCCTTGCAGCAGATTCCGGCGGGGCAGACGCGCAACTACGCCGAGCTGGCCGCGAAGATCGACAGTCACCCGCGCGCCGTGGCACGCGCCTGCGCCAGCAATGCGCTGGACCTGCTGGTGCCTTGTCACCGGGTGATCGCCAGCAATGGCAGCCTCAGCGGTTACCGCTGGGGCATTGCGCGCAAGGCGGTGCTGCTTGAGGGCGAACATGCAGGACTTGGGCGGGAGAAGCTTTAG